The following are encoded in a window of Hemicordylus capensis ecotype Gifberg chromosome 12, rHemCap1.1.pri, whole genome shotgun sequence genomic DNA:
- the SLC47A1 gene encoding multidrug and toxin extrusion protein 1 isoform X2, giving the protein MPADTFQLVGRSEAHLEVGRTTDNQSVAGVYDPRRQHDILRPSRQGGAGFCHPGNCGDQRNRDLRRIRLVFSLRHINVTDVWREKHEACGHHPATGYPHPPALLLSLLGRLRQHGTDPFAHPPGPRSLQATFIYQLQMRYLQNQRIIWPEVLCGIAGNVVNVVANLIFLYQLDMGVRGSAWANTIAQYSQAIALFLYIRWKKLHVETWGGWSAACLQEWDVFMALAIPSMLMTCIEWWTFEIGSFLIGLLSVLELSVQSIIYEVATIAYMIPFGISTAASVLVGNALGAGDVEKAKKSTVVSFLCTVCFVIQMGILLGATKDVLAYVFTSDEEVVELVAWVMPIYIIFHLFEALCCTTSGILRGTGKQKLGAIFNAIGYYGVGLPVGIVLVFVAKMGVLGLWLGMILCGLIPSVCTINYIIRMNWKQVAEEARCRAGLTQKLPEDPNSAPGPIKTTSFSEKTDTQNGVVLMSYTQMEGPVYQIQLPGETSPGLSTVGKVLTTRQLIVKRGLAVVAAVAVLAAGVTVRFLTIQD; this is encoded by the exons ATGCCAGCTGATACCTTCCAACTTGTGGGAAGAAGTGAAGCACATCTTGAGGTTGGCAGGACCACTG ACAATCAATCAGTTGCTGGTGTTTATGATCCACGTCGTCAGCACGATATTCTGCGGCCATCTCGGCAAGGTGGAGCTGGCTTCTGTCACCCTGGCAATTGCG GTGATCAACGTAACAGGGATCTCCGTAGGATTCGGCTTGTCTTCAGCCTGCGACACATTAATGTCACAG ACGTATGGAGGGAAAAACATGAAGCGTGTGGGCACCATCCTGCAACGGGCTATCCTCAtcctcctgctctgctgctttccCTGCTGGGCCGTCTTCGTCAACACGGAACAGATCCTTTTGCTCATCCGCCAGGACCCAGAAGTCTCCAG GCAACATTCATTTATCAGCTGCAGATGCGGTATTTGCAGAACCAG AGGATCATCTGGCCTGAGGTGTTATGCGGCATTGCTGGGAACGTGGTCAACGTGGTTGCCAATCTCATCTTTCTCTACCAGCTGGATATGGGGGTCCG GGGCTCTGCCTGGGCTAACACCATCGCTCAGTACTCACAAGCCATCGCCCTCTTCCTCTACATCCGGTGGAAAAAGCTCCACGTGGAGACCTGGGGAG GCTGGTCCGCTGCGTGTCTCCAGGAATGGGACGTGTTCATGGCCTTGGCCATCCCGAGCATGCTCATGACCTGCATCGAATGGTGGACCTTCGAAATAGGAAGCTTTCTGATAG GGCTGCTGAGTGTCCTCGAACTGTCAGTGCAATCGATCATCTACGAAGTAGCCACCATCGCCTATATG ATTCCGTTCGGGATCAGCACAGCTGCCAGCGTCCTGGTGGGGAACGCCCTGGGAGCCGGAGATGTGGAAAAAGCCAAGAAATCCACAGTGGTCTCCTTTCTGTGCACAG TGTGTTTTGTCATCCAAATGGGCATCCTCTTAGGAGCCACGAAGGATGTCCTGGCGTACGTCTTTACCAGTGACGA AGAAGTGGTTGAGCTTGTGGCATGGGTGATGCCTATCTACATCATCTTCCATCTGTTTGAAGCTCTCTGT TGCACAACGAGCGGAATCTTGCGTGGGACGGGGAAGCAGAAGCTTGGTGCCATTTTCAACGCCATCGGTTACTATGGCGTGGGCTTGCCCGTGGGGATCGTACTGGTCTTCGTGGCCAAAATGGGAGTGTTAG gcctttggctgggcatgaTCCTCTGTGGCTTAATCCCTTCTGTGTGCACCATAAACTACATCATCCGGATGAACTGGAAGCAAGTGGCCGAAGAG GCACGGTGTCGCGCCGGACTGACCCAGAAGCTGCCAGAGGACCCGAACTCGGCTCCCGGCCCCATCAAGACAACCTCCTTCTCTG AAAAAACGGACACGCAGAACGGAGTGGTTCTGATGAGCTACACCCAGATGGAGGGGCCGGTGTACCAGATCCAGCTCCCGGGCGAGACCAGCCCTGGCCTCTCCACCGTCGGCAAAGTCCTGACAACGAGGCAGCTGATTGTGAAGCGCGGACTGGCCGTTGTGGCCGCCGTAGCCGTTCTGGCTGCGGGCGTCACGGTCCGGTTCCTCACCATTCAAGATTAG
- the SLC47A1 gene encoding multidrug and toxin extrusion protein 1 isoform X3: MIHVVSTIFCGHLGKVELASVTLAIAVINVTGISVGFGLSSACDTLMSQTYGGKNMKRVGTILQRAILILLLCCFPCWAVFVNTEQILLLIRQDPEVSRLTQVYVMIFIPALPATFIYQLQMRYLQNQRIIWPEVLCGIAGNVVNVVANLIFLYQLDMGVRGSAWANTIAQYSQAIALFLYIRWKKLHVETWGGWSAACLQEWDVFMALAIPSMLMTCIEWWTFEIGSFLIGLLSVLELSVQSIIYEVATIAYMIPFGISTAASVLVGNALGAGDVEKAKKSTVVSFLCTVCFVIQMGILLGATKDVLAYVFTSDEEVVELVAWVMPIYIIFHLFEALCCTTSGILRGTGKQKLGAIFNAIGYYGVGLPVGIVLVFVAKMGVLGLWLGMILCGLIPSVCTINYIIRMNWKQVAEEARCRAGLTQKLPEDPNSAPGPIKTTSFSEKTDTQNGVVLMSYTQMEGPVYQIQLPGETSPGLSTVGKVLTTRQLIVKRGLAVVAAVAVLAAGVTVRFLTIQD, translated from the exons ATGATCCACGTCGTCAGCACGATATTCTGCGGCCATCTCGGCAAGGTGGAGCTGGCTTCTGTCACCCTGGCAATTGCG GTGATCAACGTAACAGGGATCTCCGTAGGATTCGGCTTGTCTTCAGCCTGCGACACATTAATGTCACAG ACGTATGGAGGGAAAAACATGAAGCGTGTGGGCACCATCCTGCAACGGGCTATCCTCAtcctcctgctctgctgctttccCTGCTGGGCCGTCTTCGTCAACACGGAACAGATCCTTTTGCTCATCCGCCAGGACCCAGAAGTCTCCAG ACTCACACAGGTTTATGTCATGATCTTCATTCCTGCACTCCCT GCAACATTCATTTATCAGCTGCAGATGCGGTATTTGCAGAACCAG AGGATCATCTGGCCTGAGGTGTTATGCGGCATTGCTGGGAACGTGGTCAACGTGGTTGCCAATCTCATCTTTCTCTACCAGCTGGATATGGGGGTCCG GGGCTCTGCCTGGGCTAACACCATCGCTCAGTACTCACAAGCCATCGCCCTCTTCCTCTACATCCGGTGGAAAAAGCTCCACGTGGAGACCTGGGGAG GCTGGTCCGCTGCGTGTCTCCAGGAATGGGACGTGTTCATGGCCTTGGCCATCCCGAGCATGCTCATGACCTGCATCGAATGGTGGACCTTCGAAATAGGAAGCTTTCTGATAG GGCTGCTGAGTGTCCTCGAACTGTCAGTGCAATCGATCATCTACGAAGTAGCCACCATCGCCTATATG ATTCCGTTCGGGATCAGCACAGCTGCCAGCGTCCTGGTGGGGAACGCCCTGGGAGCCGGAGATGTGGAAAAAGCCAAGAAATCCACAGTGGTCTCCTTTCTGTGCACAG TGTGTTTTGTCATCCAAATGGGCATCCTCTTAGGAGCCACGAAGGATGTCCTGGCGTACGTCTTTACCAGTGACGA AGAAGTGGTTGAGCTTGTGGCATGGGTGATGCCTATCTACATCATCTTCCATCTGTTTGAAGCTCTCTGT TGCACAACGAGCGGAATCTTGCGTGGGACGGGGAAGCAGAAGCTTGGTGCCATTTTCAACGCCATCGGTTACTATGGCGTGGGCTTGCCCGTGGGGATCGTACTGGTCTTCGTGGCCAAAATGGGAGTGTTAG gcctttggctgggcatgaTCCTCTGTGGCTTAATCCCTTCTGTGTGCACCATAAACTACATCATCCGGATGAACTGGAAGCAAGTGGCCGAAGAG GCACGGTGTCGCGCCGGACTGACCCAGAAGCTGCCAGAGGACCCGAACTCGGCTCCCGGCCCCATCAAGACAACCTCCTTCTCTG AAAAAACGGACACGCAGAACGGAGTGGTTCTGATGAGCTACACCCAGATGGAGGGGCCGGTGTACCAGATCCAGCTCCCGGGCGAGACCAGCCCTGGCCTCTCCACCGTCGGCAAAGTCCTGACAACGAGGCAGCTGATTGTGAAGCGCGGACTGGCCGTTGTGGCCGCCGTAGCCGTTCTGGCTGCGGGCGTCACGGTCCGGTTCCTCACCATTCAAGATTAG
- the SLC47A1 gene encoding multidrug and toxin extrusion protein 1 isoform X4, with protein MKRVGTILQRAILILLLCCFPCWAVFVNTEQILLLIRQDPEVSRLTQVYVMIFIPALPATFIYQLQMRYLQNQRIIWPEVLCGIAGNVVNVVANLIFLYQLDMGVRGSAWANTIAQYSQAIALFLYIRWKKLHVETWGGWSAACLQEWDVFMALAIPSMLMTCIEWWTFEIGSFLIGLLSVLELSVQSIIYEVATIAYMIPFGISTAASVLVGNALGAGDVEKAKKSTVVSFLCTVCFVIQMGILLGATKDVLAYVFTSDEEVVELVAWVMPIYIIFHLFEALCCTTSGILRGTGKQKLGAIFNAIGYYGVGLPVGIVLVFVAKMGVLGLWLGMILCGLIPSVCTINYIIRMNWKQVAEEARCRAGLTQKLPEDPNSAPGPIKTTSFSEKTDTQNGVVLMSYTQMEGPVYQIQLPGETSPGLSTVGKVLTTRQLIVKRGLAVVAAVAVLAAGVTVRFLTIQD; from the exons ATGAAGCGTGTGGGCACCATCCTGCAACGGGCTATCCTCAtcctcctgctctgctgctttccCTGCTGGGCCGTCTTCGTCAACACGGAACAGATCCTTTTGCTCATCCGCCAGGACCCAGAAGTCTCCAG ACTCACACAGGTTTATGTCATGATCTTCATTCCTGCACTCCCT GCAACATTCATTTATCAGCTGCAGATGCGGTATTTGCAGAACCAG AGGATCATCTGGCCTGAGGTGTTATGCGGCATTGCTGGGAACGTGGTCAACGTGGTTGCCAATCTCATCTTTCTCTACCAGCTGGATATGGGGGTCCG GGGCTCTGCCTGGGCTAACACCATCGCTCAGTACTCACAAGCCATCGCCCTCTTCCTCTACATCCGGTGGAAAAAGCTCCACGTGGAGACCTGGGGAG GCTGGTCCGCTGCGTGTCTCCAGGAATGGGACGTGTTCATGGCCTTGGCCATCCCGAGCATGCTCATGACCTGCATCGAATGGTGGACCTTCGAAATAGGAAGCTTTCTGATAG GGCTGCTGAGTGTCCTCGAACTGTCAGTGCAATCGATCATCTACGAAGTAGCCACCATCGCCTATATG ATTCCGTTCGGGATCAGCACAGCTGCCAGCGTCCTGGTGGGGAACGCCCTGGGAGCCGGAGATGTGGAAAAAGCCAAGAAATCCACAGTGGTCTCCTTTCTGTGCACAG TGTGTTTTGTCATCCAAATGGGCATCCTCTTAGGAGCCACGAAGGATGTCCTGGCGTACGTCTTTACCAGTGACGA AGAAGTGGTTGAGCTTGTGGCATGGGTGATGCCTATCTACATCATCTTCCATCTGTTTGAAGCTCTCTGT TGCACAACGAGCGGAATCTTGCGTGGGACGGGGAAGCAGAAGCTTGGTGCCATTTTCAACGCCATCGGTTACTATGGCGTGGGCTTGCCCGTGGGGATCGTACTGGTCTTCGTGGCCAAAATGGGAGTGTTAG gcctttggctgggcatgaTCCTCTGTGGCTTAATCCCTTCTGTGTGCACCATAAACTACATCATCCGGATGAACTGGAAGCAAGTGGCCGAAGAG GCACGGTGTCGCGCCGGACTGACCCAGAAGCTGCCAGAGGACCCGAACTCGGCTCCCGGCCCCATCAAGACAACCTCCTTCTCTG AAAAAACGGACACGCAGAACGGAGTGGTTCTGATGAGCTACACCCAGATGGAGGGGCCGGTGTACCAGATCCAGCTCCCGGGCGAGACCAGCCCTGGCCTCTCCACCGTCGGCAAAGTCCTGACAACGAGGCAGCTGATTGTGAAGCGCGGACTGGCCGTTGTGGCCGCCGTAGCCGTTCTGGCTGCGGGCGTCACGGTCCGGTTCCTCACCATTCAAGATTAG
- the SLC47A1 gene encoding multidrug and toxin extrusion protein 1 isoform X1 produces MDPGTPVNERPPPGSTPAESPQEPPASGCRKICQLIPSNLWEEVKHILRLAGPLTINQLLVFMIHVVSTIFCGHLGKVELASVTLAIAVINVTGISVGFGLSSACDTLMSQTYGGKNMKRVGTILQRAILILLLCCFPCWAVFVNTEQILLLIRQDPEVSRLTQVYVMIFIPALPATFIYQLQMRYLQNQRIIWPEVLCGIAGNVVNVVANLIFLYQLDMGVRGSAWANTIAQYSQAIALFLYIRWKKLHVETWGGWSAACLQEWDVFMALAIPSMLMTCIEWWTFEIGSFLIGLLSVLELSVQSIIYEVATIAYMIPFGISTAASVLVGNALGAGDVEKAKKSTVVSFLCTVCFVIQMGILLGATKDVLAYVFTSDEEVVELVAWVMPIYIIFHLFEALCCTTSGILRGTGKQKLGAIFNAIGYYGVGLPVGIVLVFVAKMGVLGLWLGMILCGLIPSVCTINYIIRMNWKQVAEEARCRAGLTQKLPEDPNSAPGPIKTTSFSEKTDTQNGVVLMSYTQMEGPVYQIQLPGETSPGLSTVGKVLTTRQLIVKRGLAVVAAVAVLAAGVTVRFLTIQD; encoded by the exons ATGGATCCCGGGACCCCCGTCAATGAGAGGCCACCCCCCGGCAGCACTCCAGCCGAAAGTCCACAGGAACCCCCGGCCAGCGGCTGCAGGAAAATATGCCAGCTGATACCTTCCAACTTGTGGGAAGAAGTGAAGCACATCTTGAGGTTGGCAGGACCACTG ACAATCAATCAGTTGCTGGTGTTTATGATCCACGTCGTCAGCACGATATTCTGCGGCCATCTCGGCAAGGTGGAGCTGGCTTCTGTCACCCTGGCAATTGCG GTGATCAACGTAACAGGGATCTCCGTAGGATTCGGCTTGTCTTCAGCCTGCGACACATTAATGTCACAG ACGTATGGAGGGAAAAACATGAAGCGTGTGGGCACCATCCTGCAACGGGCTATCCTCAtcctcctgctctgctgctttccCTGCTGGGCCGTCTTCGTCAACACGGAACAGATCCTTTTGCTCATCCGCCAGGACCCAGAAGTCTCCAG ACTCACACAGGTTTATGTCATGATCTTCATTCCTGCACTCCCT GCAACATTCATTTATCAGCTGCAGATGCGGTATTTGCAGAACCAG AGGATCATCTGGCCTGAGGTGTTATGCGGCATTGCTGGGAACGTGGTCAACGTGGTTGCCAATCTCATCTTTCTCTACCAGCTGGATATGGGGGTCCG GGGCTCTGCCTGGGCTAACACCATCGCTCAGTACTCACAAGCCATCGCCCTCTTCCTCTACATCCGGTGGAAAAAGCTCCACGTGGAGACCTGGGGAG GCTGGTCCGCTGCGTGTCTCCAGGAATGGGACGTGTTCATGGCCTTGGCCATCCCGAGCATGCTCATGACCTGCATCGAATGGTGGACCTTCGAAATAGGAAGCTTTCTGATAG GGCTGCTGAGTGTCCTCGAACTGTCAGTGCAATCGATCATCTACGAAGTAGCCACCATCGCCTATATG ATTCCGTTCGGGATCAGCACAGCTGCCAGCGTCCTGGTGGGGAACGCCCTGGGAGCCGGAGATGTGGAAAAAGCCAAGAAATCCACAGTGGTCTCCTTTCTGTGCACAG TGTGTTTTGTCATCCAAATGGGCATCCTCTTAGGAGCCACGAAGGATGTCCTGGCGTACGTCTTTACCAGTGACGA AGAAGTGGTTGAGCTTGTGGCATGGGTGATGCCTATCTACATCATCTTCCATCTGTTTGAAGCTCTCTGT TGCACAACGAGCGGAATCTTGCGTGGGACGGGGAAGCAGAAGCTTGGTGCCATTTTCAACGCCATCGGTTACTATGGCGTGGGCTTGCCCGTGGGGATCGTACTGGTCTTCGTGGCCAAAATGGGAGTGTTAG gcctttggctgggcatgaTCCTCTGTGGCTTAATCCCTTCTGTGTGCACCATAAACTACATCATCCGGATGAACTGGAAGCAAGTGGCCGAAGAG GCACGGTGTCGCGCCGGACTGACCCAGAAGCTGCCAGAGGACCCGAACTCGGCTCCCGGCCCCATCAAGACAACCTCCTTCTCTG AAAAAACGGACACGCAGAACGGAGTGGTTCTGATGAGCTACACCCAGATGGAGGGGCCGGTGTACCAGATCCAGCTCCCGGGCGAGACCAGCCCTGGCCTCTCCACCGTCGGCAAAGTCCTGACAACGAGGCAGCTGATTGTGAAGCGCGGACTGGCCGTTGTGGCCGCCGTAGCCGTTCTGGCTGCGGGCGTCACGGTCCGGTTCCTCACCATTCAAGATTAG